The following is a genomic window from uncultured Hyphomonas sp..
ATACTCAATGGCTTGCTGGATGAAGCGGAACGAGTTCATGTTCTTGATCTCGCAGCGCGTGCCAAGATGCCCGAAGTCTCCGGTCTCGCGATATTTCTCGTACTGGCCGGGGCGGCAGACGGAGACGTTCACATCGGCGCGAAGGTTACCCTTCTCCATGTCGCCGTCGCAGGTGCCGAGCGCGATGACGATCGCGCGCAGCTTCTTCACATAAGCCGCCGCCTCTGCCGGCGTGCGCACATCCGGGCGGGACACGATTTCCATCAGCGCCACACCGGACCGGTTCAGGTCCACATAGGTGGAGTTCGGATCCATGTCGTGGATGGACTTGCCGGCATCCTGTTCCAGGTGCAGGCGTTCGATCCGGCACGGGAAGGTATACGCCTCGCCGCCATGCGCAGGCTCCACGTCCACTTCGATCTCGCCTTCACCCACGATCGGATGCGCGAACTGGCTGATCTGATAGCCCTGCGGCAGGTCAGGATAGAAATAGTTCTTCCGGTCGAACCGGCTGTAGTGATTGATCTGGGCTTTCAGGCCGAGCCCCGTCCGGATCGCCTGTTCGACGCAAAACTTGTTGATGACCGGCAGCATGCCCGGCATCGCCGCATCGACGAGGGAAACGTTGCAGTTAGGATCGGCGCCAAAAGTGGTGGCGGCCCCGGAAAACAGCTTCGCATTGGAAGAAACCTGCGCGTGGACTTCTAGGCCCATCACCAGTTCCCATTCACCTGTGTCGCCCTTGATCGTGTAGGGGGTGCGTACAGACATGCTTTCCTCGATTGGTCACGGCAGAATCCGGACCTTTTACCCCCCTGCGGTCGCCCCTGTCGAGCCGTGCTGACACTGCACAAGGCACTGAAATATCCGGTTTTATGGACTTGCCGGAAACTAGGGGGTTTTCCTTAGTCGCAATGTGCGGCAAATTTGCACGACTGCTTCGGGAGGAAGCGAGAAGAGGAAAAACAAAGAATGCTCTTCAAAATGATCCTTGATGGCGCCAGCGACGACGAGCGTCACATTGCGCAGGGCTTCCTGCGTCACATCATTGCGGGGTTCGCCATTGGCCTGATTTTCGGTGGCACCATGTTCGGCGCGCTGTTCCTGACGCTCGGCAATCTGGACATGAACATTCCGATCCTGTTCATCCTGGCCATGTTGCTTCAGTTCGGCCCGATCGGCGGCCTTATTGGTGCTGGCGTCCACGTGACCCGCATTGCAGACCGGGGTGAGAAACCTGCCGATGAAGATGAAGGGCCGCGGGGCGGCACGAAAGCGCCAGCCGTGACCGCCATGGATCAGGCCGCTTCGAGCCGCAGGAAAGCGCCTAAAGCTTCCCCTGTTCCTTCGCTTGCCTGACCCGCTCAGCCCGCGCAGCCATCCGGTCCTTGATCGGGGCGGCCTGGGAGACACGCGTTGACGGCGCTTCATCGGACTCCGCTTCAGTGACTGGTTCCGGCTCCGCTTCCATCTTGCCTTCGGCGATAAGCTTTTTGCGGCGCGCCGCGACGCGTGCCGCCCGGGCCGACTGCGCGGGTGAGACTTTCGTTTTCAGGAAACGGCGGCCTTCACCAACAGATGTATCCTGTCTCCGCTCACGGCGTTTCAGCACGCCATCGATACGCCATGCGACATAGGCCGCGACGGCCACAGCTGCCAGCCACAACGGGGTAGACTTCGAATCCATCAGGCTGAAATCGGCCTGCATGGTTGCGGTCGCAATCATCCCGATCGAGATGACCAGCATGATGCCAAACAATACAAGAAAGCGGTTCATGGCGCGAAGCCTACCACCACTTCTCCGGTCTGGCCACGAAACCGGCTGCGCGTTCCAGTTCGCCGCCAACGCGGAAACAGGCCGACTCGTCCAATGCCTTGCCGATCACCTGCAGGCCCAGCGGCAGCCCATCGGATGACAGGCCCGCAGGCACGGAAATGCCCGGAAGCCCAGCGAGGTTTGTCGTCACGGTGAAGACGTCGTTGAGGTACATATCCACCGGATCACCGCTCTTTTCACCGAAAGCGAACGCCGGTGACGGGCAGGTTGGCGTCAGGATCGCATCGCAGCTTTCGAAGGCATCGACGAAGTCGTTCAGGATCTTGGTACGCACCTTCTGCGCCCGCAGGTAATAGGCGTCATAATAGCCGGACGAGAGCACGTAAGTGCCGATCATCAGGCGGCGCTGAACCTCCCGGCCGAAGCCATCTGCACGGGTGGCCTCATAGGTCTGGGTCAGGTTGTTGCCGTCGACACGGGCGCCGTACCGCATGCCGTCATAGCGCGCGAGGTTCGACGAGGCTTCTGCGGGCGCCACGATGTAATAAGCCGGAAGGGCATATTTCGTATGCGGCAGGCTTATGTCGACAATCTCGGCGCCAGCAGCCTTCAGCCACGCGACGCCCTGCTCCCACAGAGTGTTCATTTCCGCGTTCAGGCCATCGAGCCGGTATTCCTTCGGAATGCCGATGCGCATGCCTTTGACACCTTTGGAAACGTCCGCGCGCCAATCCGGCTGATCGACTTTGAGCGACGTTGAATCCTTCGGGTCGTGGCTGCACATCACGTCGAGGAGAATCGCGGAATCCTCGACTGTTTTCGCGATCGGGCCTGCCTGATCCAGCGAAGACGCAAATGCGACCATGCCCCAGCGGCTGGCCCGGCCATAGGTCGGCTTGATACCGACTGTTCCGGTGAACGCTGCCGGCTGGCGGATGGAACCACCCGTGTCGGATGCCGTCGCAGCGAGGCAAAGATCCCCGGAGACCGCCGCAGCCGATCCACCGGACGAACCACCAGGTGTCAGGCCAGCATTGTCGCCCTTCCGGCGCCACGGGTTGATCGGCGGACCGAACCGGGAAGTCTCGTTGGAAGACCCCATGGCAAACTCGTCCATGTTGAGCTTGCCGAGCATGACAGCGCCTTCGTCCCACAGATTCTGTGTCACGGTCGACTCATAGGTCGGAGTGAATTCGCCAAGGATATTGCTGCAGGCTGTCGTGCGGACATCCTTCGTGCAGTAAAGGTCCTTCACGCCAATCGGGGCACCTTCAAGCTTTCCACCCTCGCCATTTGCCAGGCGAGCGTCTGCTTTGTCAGCCATTTCCAGCGCCTTTTCCGGCGTCTCCACGACGTAGGCGTTCAGGACCCGGGAGCTTTCAATGGTCTGGATAAAGTCCTGCGTGATCTCCCGGGACGAGAATTTCTTCGCCTTCAGGCCATCCAGGGCATCTGCAAGGGTCAGCTTCGTCAGATCGGTCATCGTAGCGGGTCTCCGGCAATTCTGCCCGCCTGCTATGACGGCTTGAGCCGAAAGTTCAAGTCTCTGTGAGAGTGCTTGTCAGGTAGATATCAGTTCGTCACACCATTGTGAGGCCGGAATTGACCAGATGGAGATCAGCATGCGCCTCAACCTGCCCCTTGCCGCCGCGATGATTGCCCTTGCCGGTTGCGCCACCACGGACGGTTCGGACCGAAAGCCGACTGGTATTGCGAAATACGCCGATGACCCGCGTCTCGGCGAGGAAGTCGACCGGATATGTTTTGCCAGCAATATCGACAGCTTCGGAGACAACACACGGGACACCTTCACCGTCAGAGAAGGACGGGATCACTATCTGATAGAGGTGTTCGGCACCTGCACGTCGCTGAACCATGCCGTGACCATGGCGATCGGCTCGTCCACCAACTGTCTCACCAACGGTGACAGCATCATCGTGTCTGATTCCCTGATGCCTCGCCGTGACCAAACATTCAGCACAACCCGCTGTCTGGTGAAATCGATGCACAAATGGGATCCCAAGGCGGAAGAAGCCGAGGAAGGACCTGACACAGGCTCGACAGAATCCGACATGCCCCCAGAAGATTCCTGATGCCGGGCTTTGCGGGTCATGGTATGTGACCCGCATGTTCCCAGACAATCAGGCCTCGTTGGTCGAGGTGAAGCAATCTCCCCTGCACGGCCGCGGTCTGTATGCGGTCGGCGATCTTGCTGCTGGCTCCAGGATCGGCACGTGGCCAACGCTTATCCTCAGCGCCGAAGACACGGACCAGATCCGGTCCACGCGCCTCTACCACTACGTGTTCTATGTAGATGAAAGCACGGAAGGCGCCATGCGCGCCGCCATCGCGTTCGGTCCGATCTCCATGTGCAACCACTCCACGGAGGCCAACGCGATCTTCACTGTGGATGCGGATGCTGCGACAGTTACCCTGTCGGCCTGCCGCGATATCGCCGCCGGTGAAGAAGTCCTGATTGATTATGGAGACTTCGCCGCCGAAGCAGTGTGAGCCTTACTCGACGGACTTCGGCACCACGAAGAAGCCGTCTTCGGTGCGAGGGGCGTTTGCCAGAATCTGATCCGGGATATTGCCGTCGGTGACCACATCGTCCCGCATCGGCAGCGTCGTCTCGACCACGGAAGTCAGAGGTTCCACATCGGAGACGTCGACTTCATTCAGCTGGTCAATCCAGCCAAGAATGCTGTTCAGTTCGCCAGCCAATTCATCAAGGTGGGCTTCGTCGACCGCGATACGCGACAGGCGCGCAACCTTGCGAACATCGTCCTTGGTGACACTCATGTGAACTCTCCGGAATTGCTGCCGCCCGAATACGCCATAGGCAACGCCCCATCAAGGCGCTATGTGGGCAGCCCATGCCAGTCGTTGATGTTGCAGATTTCCCGCCTGCCGGTCCTCTCCTCGGGCTCGACCCCGGGACGAAAACCATTGGCGTGGCCTCCTGCGACGCCGTGCGCATGATCTCCAGCCCTGTTGAAACCATTCCGAAAGGACGGAAACTGGCACCCGTGCTGGAGCGTCTGTTCCTGCTTTATGACGACCGCCGTGCAGTCGGGCTTGTCCTCGGCTTGCCGCTCAACATGGATGGCACCGAGGGCCCGCGCGCGCAGTCTGTCCGCGCGCTGGCCTGGAACATCCTCAAACACCGGGATGTGCCGATTCTATTGCAGGACGAGCGCTTGTCCACGGCCGAAGCCGAATGGGCCATGCTGGAAGCCGACCTGTCCCGCAAGAAGCGCGCCGAGCGGATTGATGCCTCGGCAGCGGCGATAATTCTCAAATCGGCGCTGGAACGGCTGGAGCGTGAAGCATGAGCGGCTTTCTCTACGCCCTGCTGCCGGTCATCGCGATTGTCACGCTGGGCCATATACTCTCAGTCCGGAAATGGATTCCCGCCGAAAGCTGGCGGGCGATTGAGCGGCTGTCCTACGTCGTCCTGTTTCCGGCCCTGATTGTCCGAACTTTGGCGAATGCGCCTTTTGAGACTGCACCGTGGCGCTTGGCCGGGGCGTTGATCCTGTCCCAGTTCGCCCTTGCCGGTGTCGGCCTCCTGGGACGCTTCCTTCCCGGCATGCCTCGTCCGGCCGTCGGGTCCGTCATCCAGTCAAATGTCCGCTGGAACACGATGATCGGCCTGTCGATCGGCAGCCTCCTGTTCGGACAAGAAGGCCTGGCGCTCGTGACCATCGCCGCTGCCGCCATGA
Proteins encoded in this region:
- the gatB gene encoding Asp-tRNA(Asn)/Glu-tRNA(Gln) amidotransferase subunit GatB gives rise to the protein MSVRTPYTIKGDTGEWELVMGLEVHAQVSSNAKLFSGAATTFGADPNCNVSLVDAAMPGMLPVINKFCVEQAIRTGLGLKAQINHYSRFDRKNYFYPDLPQGYQISQFAHPIVGEGEIEVDVEPAHGGEAYTFPCRIERLHLEQDAGKSIHDMDPNSTYVDLNRSGVALMEIVSRPDVRTPAEAAAYVKKLRAIVIALGTCDGDMEKGNLRADVNVSVCRPGQYEKYRETGDFGHLGTRCEIKNMNSFRFIQQAIEYEARRQIEIIEAGGKVDQETRLFDPNKGETRSMRSKEDAHDYRYFPDPDLLPLEVEEAWIEEIRTTLPELPDEKRARFEADYGLTRYDAGVLTAEADKAAFFEEVAKGRDAKLAANWVTQELFGYLNKEGLELSDSPVSAADLGGLIELISNDTISGKIAKDVFGRMIAGEGKPADIVEKHGLKQVTDTGAIEKVVDEIIAANPDQVAQVKEKPKTMGWFVGQVMKASGGKANPKAVNDILKAKLGL
- the gatA gene encoding Asp-tRNA(Asn)/Glu-tRNA(Gln) amidotransferase subunit GatA, with translation MTDLTKLTLADALDGLKAKKFSSREITQDFIQTIESSRVLNAYVVETPEKALEMADKADARLANGEGGKLEGAPIGVKDLYCTKDVRTTACSNILGEFTPTYESTVTQNLWDEGAVMLGKLNMDEFAMGSSNETSRFGPPINPWRRKGDNAGLTPGGSSGGSAAAVSGDLCLAATASDTGGSIRQPAAFTGTVGIKPTYGRASRWGMVAFASSLDQAGPIAKTVEDSAILLDVMCSHDPKDSTSLKVDQPDWRADVSKGVKGMRIGIPKEYRLDGLNAEMNTLWEQGVAWLKAAGAEIVDISLPHTKYALPAYYIVAPAEASSNLARYDGMRYGARVDGNNLTQTYEATRADGFGREVQRRLMIGTYVLSSGYYDAYYLRAQKVRTKILNDFVDAFESCDAILTPTCPSPAFAFGEKSGDPVDMYLNDVFTVTTNLAGLPGISVPAGLSSDGLPLGLQVIGKALDESACFRVGGELERAAGFVARPEKWW
- a CDS encoding DUF6491 family protein, with amino-acid sequence MEISMRLNLPLAAAMIALAGCATTDGSDRKPTGIAKYADDPRLGEEVDRICFASNIDSFGDNTRDTFTVREGRDHYLIEVFGTCTSLNHAVTMAIGSSTNCLTNGDSIIVSDSLMPRRDQTFSTTRCLVKSMHKWDPKAEEAEEGPDTGSTESDMPPEDS
- a CDS encoding SET domain-containing protein-lysine N-methyltransferase, encoding MFPDNQASLVEVKQSPLHGRGLYAVGDLAAGSRIGTWPTLILSAEDTDQIRSTRLYHYVFYVDESTEGAMRAAIAFGPISMCNHSTEANAIFTVDADAATVTLSACRDIAAGEEVLIDYGDFAAEAV
- the gatC gene encoding Asp-tRNA(Asn)/Glu-tRNA(Gln) amidotransferase subunit GatC yields the protein MSVTKDDVRKVARLSRIAVDEAHLDELAGELNSILGWIDQLNEVDVSDVEPLTSVVETTLPMRDDVVTDGNIPDQILANAPRTEDGFFVVPKSVE
- the ruvX gene encoding Holliday junction resolvase RuvX; the encoded protein is MPVVDVADFPPAGPLLGLDPGTKTIGVASCDAVRMISSPVETIPKGRKLAPVLERLFLLYDDRRAVGLVLGLPLNMDGTEGPRAQSVRALAWNILKHRDVPILLQDERLSTAEAEWAMLEADLSRKKRAERIDASAAAIILKSALERLEREA